A region from the Brevibacterium paucivorans genome encodes:
- a CDS encoding histidinol-phosphate transaminase: MEFRVRSAVADTPAYVPGKPAAPVAGQKAYKLSSNEHFMSPLPAVVEAATKSLETMNLYGDPGVFDLTEEMAQHLSVETNQLVFGAGASEILAALVHITAEPGTEVVFPWPSFEMYVPLTLLEGATPVKVPLRDDLGHDLGAMADAINDRTRLVILCSPNNPTGGPVEREEFEEFMAKVPRDVLVALDQAYFEYMVEGGFDGMDALPSHPNLVVVRTFSKAHGMAGLRVGWAVAHPDVISAMRTAILPFSVSRVAQAAASASLRLASDVDVRAKEVARIRDDMQARLREIGVPVAESQGGFLWLPLEDKAEEFELACREVGVAVRQLTGGVRVSIGEEEAMDRVAHVAGEMVARGHANGETTSGQDS; the protein is encoded by the coding sequence CCCGCGTATGTGCCCGGCAAGCCTGCTGCTCCCGTGGCTGGACAGAAGGCGTACAAACTGTCATCCAATGAACACTTCATGAGCCCGCTTCCCGCTGTTGTCGAAGCGGCCACGAAGTCCTTGGAGACCATGAACCTCTATGGCGACCCAGGTGTTTTCGACCTCACTGAAGAGATGGCGCAGCACCTGAGCGTTGAGACGAACCAGCTGGTCTTTGGGGCCGGTGCCTCTGAGATCCTGGCTGCGTTGGTACACATCACTGCAGAACCCGGTACCGAGGTGGTTTTCCCCTGGCCGTCGTTCGAAATGTATGTGCCGCTGACGTTGCTCGAAGGGGCCACCCCGGTCAAAGTGCCGTTGCGCGATGACTTGGGGCACGACCTCGGCGCGATGGCAGACGCTATTAACGACCGCACCCGCCTAGTGATCCTGTGCAGCCCCAACAACCCCACCGGTGGCCCGGTGGAGCGTGAAGAATTCGAAGAGTTTATGGCGAAGGTGCCCCGCGATGTGCTCGTGGCCCTGGACCAGGCGTATTTCGAGTACATGGTCGAAGGTGGTTTCGACGGAATGGACGCGCTGCCGTCGCACCCCAACCTGGTGGTCGTGCGCACGTTCTCGAAGGCCCACGGCATGGCGGGTCTGCGCGTGGGATGGGCAGTCGCCCACCCCGATGTCATCAGTGCCATGCGCACCGCAATTCTGCCGTTTAGTGTGTCGCGAGTCGCGCAGGCCGCTGCTTCTGCGTCCTTGCGTTTGGCCTCGGATGTGGATGTGCGGGCAAAGGAAGTTGCCCGGATTCGTGACGACATGCAGGCGCGGTTGCGGGAAATCGGTGTCCCGGTGGCTGAGTCCCAAGGCGGGTTCCTGTGGCTCCCTCTTGAAGACAAAGCAGAAGAGTTTGAACTCGCATGTCGCGAGGTGGGTGTGGCTGTTCGCCAACTCACCGGGGGAGTACGTGTGAGCATCGGTGAAGAAGAAGCGATGGACCGTGTCGCCCATGTAGCCGGCGAAATGGTTGCCCGCGGACACGCAAACGGGGAGACGACCTCGGGCCAGGACTCATGA
- a CDS encoding FAD-binding oxidoreductase: MSTRGLPDLNELATELSSNALVTDTDVIAAHSSDRALFSPVGNALALVRATCVEDVQATVRFAAKHAIPIIPSGARTGLSGGINALDGCILLSVAKMNRILEVNTLDGTVTVEPGVINLDLKKHLAEFNLSYPPDPGSVAISTIGGNVATNAGGMCCVKYGVTRDFVRSLKVVTADGEVTTVGRNTAKGVAGFDLAQLFIGSEGTLGVIVEVTLRTVPKLADPLTSVALFSDPVHAARTVTDYLGAGATPSLLEYMDGGTIEAVNAYQNFGLPSGAGAMLIVQSDGSGSMTRAQEDLELFQQVAQDNGATDVMYSDDPRDSESLVAARRAVAPANEKLAHSRGGGELVDDVCVPRGRLAEFFERQAQIAQKFPDILVIACGHAGDGNMHPNVIFDASDPVSTQHAKEAFGMIMQAGLDLGGTITGEHGVGVLKAEWLARELSPSAQKMHVAIKQALDPQGIFSPGKMLSHLG, from the coding sequence ATGAGTACCCGCGGACTGCCAGACCTCAACGAACTCGCAACCGAATTAAGCTCCAACGCGCTGGTCACGGACACTGACGTCATCGCAGCTCACTCCAGTGACCGCGCGCTGTTCTCACCCGTGGGGAATGCGCTCGCGTTAGTGCGTGCCACGTGTGTTGAAGACGTGCAGGCGACCGTGCGGTTCGCGGCCAAACACGCGATCCCCATCATTCCCTCGGGTGCACGTACTGGGCTTTCGGGAGGTATCAACGCGCTCGACGGGTGCATCCTGTTAAGCGTTGCCAAAATGAACCGGATCCTGGAAGTGAACACGCTGGACGGCACCGTGACGGTGGAACCGGGGGTCATCAACCTGGATCTGAAGAAGCACCTAGCCGAGTTCAACCTGTCGTACCCACCAGACCCCGGTTCGGTAGCGATTTCCACAATTGGCGGGAACGTGGCCACCAACGCGGGCGGTATGTGCTGTGTGAAATACGGCGTGACCAGGGACTTTGTGCGCAGCCTCAAAGTGGTGACCGCAGACGGTGAAGTCACCACGGTGGGGCGGAACACGGCAAAAGGTGTCGCCGGGTTCGACCTCGCGCAGCTGTTCATCGGTTCGGAAGGCACGCTGGGCGTGATCGTCGAAGTCACGCTGCGTACCGTGCCCAAACTGGCCGACCCGCTCACCTCCGTGGCGCTGTTTTCCGATCCCGTCCACGCCGCCCGCACGGTCACCGATTACTTGGGCGCGGGCGCCACCCCGTCGCTACTGGAGTACATGGACGGCGGCACCATCGAAGCGGTCAACGCGTACCAGAACTTCGGGTTGCCAAGCGGCGCGGGCGCCATGCTGATCGTGCAGTCGGACGGTTCGGGCTCCATGACGCGCGCTCAGGAAGACCTGGAACTGTTCCAACAGGTGGCGCAAGATAACGGCGCAACAGACGTGATGTACTCGGACGATCCGCGTGATTCGGAGTCTCTGGTTGCCGCGCGCCGCGCGGTCGCCCCGGCAAATGAAAAGTTGGCCCACTCCCGAGGTGGTGGCGAGCTGGTCGACGATGTGTGCGTTCCGCGGGGTCGCCTTGCTGAGTTCTTTGAACGCCAAGCTCAAATTGCACAAAAGTTCCCCGACATTCTGGTGATCGCGTGCGGTCACGCGGGTGACGGAAACATGCACCCCAATGTCATTTTTGACGCCAGCGACCCAGTTTCGACCCAGCACGCGAAAGAAGCCTTTGGCATGATCATGCAGGCCGGCTTGGACCTGGGCGGAACCATCACCGGGGAACACGGCGTGGGAGTTCTGAAGGCTGAGTGGTTGGCACGCGAACTGTCGCCGTCAGCGCAAAAGATGCACGTGGCGATCAAACAGGCGCTGGACCCGCAGGGGATCTTCAGTCCTGGGAAGATGCTTTCGCACTTAGGTTAG
- a CDS encoding GDSL-type esterase/lipase family protein — protein MQTDVGAGKSVLKAGLKAATAVGGVTLGLGAGYGIAVVRVRIQSALFPKFWAESARTQLELDESLQELPPLTVNVLGDSAASGVGASKPERAYVGLLKQRLEEETGRRVSVTNISVPGASSWLLMEKQLPLLDDLPQADITMCVIGANDLIDPAYTLEGFEWTATRLYKRLPAGTVVSTIPSFGLPWLEPKVRAANAIIEREARLYDLELADLFSTTHELGLWRYLLYTGGDIFHPSERGYVAWASALWPAVRRAAKRALAKEAREAEEAQASNLSAKASSQD, from the coding sequence GTGCAGACTGACGTGGGTGCCGGGAAATCGGTGTTGAAGGCCGGTTTAAAGGCCGCCACGGCTGTGGGCGGTGTGACCCTGGGTCTGGGGGCCGGTTACGGAATCGCGGTTGTGCGCGTGCGTATCCAATCGGCGTTGTTCCCAAAGTTCTGGGCTGAGTCTGCACGCACGCAGCTTGAGCTGGACGAATCCTTGCAGGAGCTTCCACCGCTGACGGTTAACGTTCTGGGAGATTCGGCAGCGAGCGGCGTGGGTGCGTCCAAACCCGAGCGCGCGTACGTGGGCCTTTTGAAACAGCGGCTGGAAGAAGAGACCGGTCGCAGAGTTTCCGTCACGAACATATCTGTTCCCGGGGCCAGTTCCTGGCTACTCATGGAAAAGCAACTGCCGCTCTTGGACGACCTGCCTCAAGCCGACATCACCATGTGCGTTATTGGGGCTAATGACTTGATCGACCCGGCCTACACGCTTGAGGGGTTCGAGTGGACGGCAACGCGCCTGTACAAGCGCCTTCCTGCCGGCACCGTCGTGTCAACGATCCCCAGTTTTGGCCTTCCGTGGCTCGAGCCAAAAGTGCGTGCCGCCAACGCGATCATCGAACGTGAGGCACGCCTGTACGACTTGGAACTGGCGGATCTGTTTTCGACCACCCACGAACTGGGCCTGTGGCGCTACCTGCTGTACACGGGTGGCGACATTTTCCACCCGTCAGAGCGTGGGTACGTGGCGTGGGCCTCTGCCCTGTGGCCGGCTGTCCGACGAGCCGCCAAGCGCGCGCTTGCGAAGGAGGCACGGGAGGCAGAAGAAGCCCAAGCTTCTAACCTAAGTGCGAAAGCATCTTCCCAGGACTGA
- a CDS encoding M3 family metallopeptidase, producing the protein MQEKVLGAEDLHPGHVPETESPNHLWNFVSQPEPLTLPDFDRVTPELVMDALARAITFQEQSIDAILENSEPADFNNTTLAIDAARSLVFRLQPFIRLYESSLWSDAVESMATDAAAVLTRAELDVFLNAELFARLESVSTAALNPEDARHHDLMVADFAHAGARLTEDNQERVAAFAEEISALETEFGQCVLAETQESAVHIPHGSELSLKGLSDAKLGTVESHAAQRGLTGALITLESTTQQPITSDLDDPETRTAVFHASTNRGARGTETDTRGVVSDLTALRAGLAGLMGYKSYKDYVISQQDAGNGENATALVVDLLEPALAQLESELDTIRTTYQPQRLEAEDVAYYLKRYKQDTYQLGSVAEYFDLWKVFNDGVLFAASQLYGVRFERTDETAWHPEVVVYRAFDGDRPLGVICVDPFARSSKRGGAWMDQLVSPGRVSGLGPVISLTMNIPKPAAGEPALLSLDNVRTLFHEFGHVLHGLFANSTYETRSGTSVPRDYVEFPSQLNEMWALHPQVLPHYAVHVHTGEPIPDELVERIKKSQAFGQGFATVEYLAAALLDLSWHSLEPGEQVESVLDFESDVLSGTGFNPLVPPRYRTPYFQHTFALGYSAGYYSYLWSEKLAAYVTEWFNSKGGLNPDAGDAFRTAVLAPGYSTDPGETIVDFFGEQPGVEPLLRRRGLPDNQPEVADGSPEVDGDLVEGAD; encoded by the coding sequence GTGCAGGAGAAAGTTTTGGGTGCCGAAGACCTTCATCCCGGCCACGTCCCAGAAACAGAATCACCTAATCATCTGTGGAACTTTGTGAGCCAGCCGGAACCCTTGACGCTACCGGATTTTGACCGCGTCACACCTGAACTCGTCATGGATGCTCTGGCCAGGGCCATCACGTTCCAAGAACAGTCCATTGACGCGATCCTGGAAAACTCTGAGCCGGCAGACTTCAACAACACCACTCTGGCGATCGACGCGGCCCGTAGCTTGGTGTTCCGTTTGCAGCCATTTATTCGCTTGTACGAATCCAGCTTGTGGTCAGACGCCGTAGAGTCCATGGCAACAGACGCGGCCGCTGTGCTTACCCGCGCGGAACTTGACGTGTTCCTCAACGCGGAACTTTTCGCCCGTCTAGAAAGCGTCAGCACCGCCGCCCTAAACCCAGAAGACGCCCGTCACCATGACCTCATGGTCGCCGACTTCGCCCATGCTGGTGCCCGCCTTACCGAAGACAACCAAGAGCGCGTCGCGGCGTTCGCGGAAGAAATTTCGGCGCTAGAAACAGAATTCGGCCAGTGCGTGCTGGCAGAAACCCAAGAGTCAGCCGTCCACATTCCACACGGGTCAGAGCTGTCACTTAAAGGCCTGTCTGACGCGAAACTGGGCACTGTCGAATCCCACGCAGCTCAGCGTGGCCTCACGGGGGCACTCATCACCCTGGAGTCAACAACGCAACAGCCCATCACCTCGGACTTGGACGACCCGGAAACCCGCACAGCGGTGTTCCACGCCTCCACCAACCGAGGCGCGCGCGGAACTGAAACCGACACCCGCGGGGTGGTCTCCGACCTCACGGCACTGCGCGCTGGCCTGGCTGGCCTCATGGGATACAAGTCGTACAAGGACTACGTGATTTCCCAACAGGACGCAGGCAACGGCGAAAACGCGACCGCGCTGGTCGTGGACTTGCTGGAACCAGCGCTCGCGCAGCTCGAATCCGAGCTGGACACGATCCGCACCACCTACCAGCCCCAGCGCTTGGAAGCTGAGGACGTCGCGTACTACCTGAAGCGGTACAAACAGGATACGTACCAGCTGGGTTCGGTCGCTGAGTACTTCGATCTGTGGAAGGTGTTCAACGACGGCGTGCTGTTTGCGGCAAGTCAGCTGTACGGTGTGCGGTTTGAGCGCACGGATGAAACCGCCTGGCATCCCGAGGTGGTTGTGTACCGCGCGTTCGACGGCGACCGTCCGCTGGGCGTGATTTGCGTGGATCCGTTTGCGCGTTCGTCAAAGCGTGGCGGGGCGTGGATGGACCAGTTGGTGTCCCCGGGCCGAGTTTCCGGCTTGGGCCCAGTCATCAGCCTCACCATGAACATTCCCAAACCGGCCGCCGGCGAACCTGCCCTGCTGAGCCTGGACAACGTGCGCACGCTGTTCCACGAATTCGGGCACGTGCTGCACGGGCTGTTCGCTAACTCCACGTACGAAACCCGCTCAGGCACCTCGGTGCCCAGGGACTATGTGGAGTTCCCGTCCCAACTCAACGAAATGTGGGCGTTGCACCCGCAGGTGCTCCCCCACTACGCCGTCCACGTTCACACGGGCGAGCCGATTCCAGACGAACTCGTTGAGCGCATCAAGAAGTCCCAGGCGTTTGGGCAGGGTTTCGCCACGGTTGAGTACCTCGCGGCAGCCCTTCTGGACCTCAGCTGGCACTCGTTGGAACCTGGTGAGCAGGTGGAGTCGGTGCTCGACTTCGAAAGCGACGTGCTGTCTGGCACCGGTTTCAACCCGCTGGTGCCACCTCGGTACCGCACGCCGTACTTCCAGCACACGTTCGCGTTGGGATACTCTGCCGGCTACTACTCGTACTTGTGGTCGGAGAAGCTCGCCGCGTATGTCACCGAATGGTTCAACTCCAAGGGCGGGCTCAACCCTGATGCTGGCGACGCATTCCGCACCGCGGTTTTGGCTCCTGGGTACTCGACAGACCCGGGCGAAACGATCGTAGATTTCTTTGGCGAGCAGCCGGGTGTAGAGCCACTGTTGCGGCGTCGAGGTTTGCCAGACAACCAGCCCGAGGTGGCTGATGGTTCGCCCGAGGTGGATGGTGACTTGGTAGAGGGTGCAGACTGA
- a CDS encoding MFS transporter, with protein sequence MSEYMGTGAGDPRTRRIKAGIMLAGLATFTLLYNTQAILPDLTRDYGITPSVAAMSVSIATAGVGLGLLVAVPISERIGRGRLIRWSVIVAGVMAAGVVFISDWNLFLVARFVMGFILAGLPATATVYLREEIHPSIVSSVIGVHIFGNTLGGLGARIIPSTTIEVFDWLGIEGILGLDKSHSAMFTASLVGLLAGIGCFFLLPPAQGFVQHRDSFSVLVKKFGRAFTDPVLLGLFVVGYLGVGSFIGALNVMGFRLEGDPYFIPIGLIGLIYFVYPLAGWASAIAGKIADRTSLRAVMSFGPLIGLVGVALMMIPNVVCIVAGLAILAIGFFTGHSIAASWVAGRASRSVGVPAQAASIYMVCFYLGSSVTGNLTPLAWTHAGWGGVTAIIGSQMALLLILALILKRTPVAPAGTRAVQK encoded by the coding sequence GTGAGCGAATACATGGGTACTGGCGCAGGCGATCCACGCACTCGACGAATCAAGGCCGGGATCATGCTAGCCGGTCTCGCTACCTTTACACTGCTCTACAATACCCAAGCAATCTTGCCGGACCTCACACGCGACTACGGAATTACGCCATCTGTGGCCGCGATGTCGGTGTCCATTGCCACTGCTGGGGTCGGTTTAGGGCTGCTGGTTGCGGTGCCTATTAGTGAACGGATCGGCCGAGGTCGTTTAATTCGCTGGTCTGTCATTGTCGCTGGCGTCATGGCCGCTGGGGTGGTTTTCATCTCGGATTGGAACCTGTTCTTGGTGGCCAGGTTCGTGATGGGGTTCATCCTTGCGGGGCTGCCCGCGACTGCCACGGTGTACTTGCGTGAAGAGATCCACCCGTCGATCGTGTCCTCAGTCATTGGGGTGCACATTTTTGGAAACACCTTGGGTGGTTTGGGAGCCCGCATTATCCCTTCCACCACGATCGAGGTGTTCGACTGGTTAGGGATCGAAGGCATCCTGGGTCTAGATAAGTCGCACTCAGCCATGTTCACTGCGTCACTTGTGGGGCTGTTGGCGGGCATTGGGTGCTTTTTCTTGTTGCCACCGGCGCAAGGGTTCGTGCAACACCGCGACTCGTTTAGCGTTCTGGTGAAGAAATTTGGGCGGGCGTTCACCGACCCTGTTCTGCTGGGGCTTTTCGTTGTGGGGTATTTGGGTGTGGGCTCGTTCATTGGTGCGCTCAACGTAATGGGTTTCCGCCTAGAAGGCGATCCGTATTTCATTCCGATTGGGCTCATTGGGCTCATCTACTTTGTGTACCCGTTGGCCGGGTGGGCATCTGCGATAGCCGGCAAAATCGCTGACCGCACATCGCTTCGCGCGGTCATGTCCTTTGGCCCGCTCATTGGGCTAGTAGGTGTTGCGCTCATGATGATTCCCAACGTGGTGTGCATCGTCGCGGGCCTGGCGATTCTTGCAATCGGGTTTTTCACAGGGCACTCCATCGCGGCGTCCTGGGTCGCTGGCCGGGCAAGCCGATCGGTAGGCGTGCCCGCACAGGCCGCCTCCATTTACATGGTGTGCTTCTACCTGGGTTCGTCCGTGACCGGGAACCTCACGCCACTTGCGTGGACACACGCCGGATGGGGTGGTGTCACCGCGATCATTGGAAGTCAGATGGCCCTGCTTCTGATCCTTGCGCTCATTCTCAAACGCACACCAGTCGCACCCGCCGGCACTCGGGCGGTCCAAAAATAA
- a CDS encoding Ig-like domain-containing protein translates to MFRRLLVSSTIALSLVAASACSVSAPGGNNSAPKEKEPDPEPVVSVVSEAAPGEKLQLSVDKGEFVSVELTDDDHKEIPVDAGTFETTSASADPSDPATDSASDPATDNADSDEDADDSAEAGGNIGANSQDSENSEDEAAEETDQPEDTSATDEPADDATDESSDDPSADPDSSDDPSADPDSTDDPQDGAQGGAADNNPKGTSWESNFTLAGSSSYTWKATTVSPDGKTHESTGTVDTPEPNGEGARMRTLLDDDMKVGVGAPIIFNFAHKIPKEYRPGIESRLSVEVTDKDDKPRKVEGSWAWLPDDDGHSRIHYRPKEFWPEHSKIHVDAPVKDVPFSDDTFGAKDMTLDFEIDREQITVADAKKHRLTVKRSGKTVMDFPASLGAARSPSYNGMHIVMSKSRNYTMKSERWSYSTPVTHAVRIHNNGEFIHAAPWSVGSQGRANVSHGCVNLSTANATEYFNSALFGDPVEVTGSRVSLTTSSGDIKDWVYTWEEWQKMSSIKK, encoded by the coding sequence GTGTTTCGTCGTCTTCTCGTCTCGTCGACTATCGCTCTGAGTCTCGTGGCCGCTTCTGCTTGTTCCGTAAGCGCGCCCGGTGGCAACAACTCTGCTCCAAAAGAGAAGGAACCCGACCCAGAACCGGTTGTCAGCGTAGTTTCCGAGGCCGCTCCTGGCGAGAAGCTCCAGCTCTCTGTCGACAAGGGCGAGTTCGTCTCTGTTGAGCTCACCGATGACGACCACAAAGAAATCCCAGTAGACGCTGGCACCTTTGAAACCACCTCGGCATCCGCGGACCCATCCGACCCCGCGACCGACTCTGCATCCGACCCCGCGACCGACAACGCAGACAGCGACGAAGACGCCGACGACAGCGCAGAAGCCGGTGGCAACATCGGCGCTAACTCACAGGACAGCGAAAACTCAGAAGACGAAGCAGCTGAGGAAACAGATCAACCAGAGGACACCTCGGCGACTGACGAACCTGCGGACGACGCAACCGACGAATCCAGCGACGACCCGTCAGCTGACCCCGACTCCAGCGACGACCCGTCAGCTGACCCCGACTCCACCGACGACCCACAGGACGGCGCACAAGGTGGCGCGGCCGACAACAACCCCAAGGGCACGTCGTGGGAGTCCAACTTCACGCTCGCAGGCTCCTCGTCCTACACGTGGAAAGCCACAACCGTCTCACCCGACGGCAAGACCCACGAATCCACCGGAACCGTGGACACTCCTGAACCTAACGGCGAAGGTGCACGCATGCGTACCCTTCTCGACGACGACATGAAAGTGGGCGTGGGCGCTCCCATCATCTTCAACTTCGCGCACAAGATCCCCAAGGAATACCGCCCGGGCATCGAAAGCCGCCTGAGCGTGGAAGTCACCGACAAGGACGACAAGCCACGCAAGGTCGAAGGCTCATGGGCATGGTTGCCAGACGACGACGGGCACTCCCGCATCCACTACCGCCCCAAAGAGTTCTGGCCAGAACACTCCAAGATTCACGTCGACGCACCTGTGAAAGACGTGCCGTTCTCCGACGACACTTTTGGCGCGAAGGACATGACGCTGGACTTCGAAATCGACCGCGAGCAGATCACCGTGGCCGACGCCAAGAAGCACCGCCTCACCGTGAAGCGCTCCGGAAAAACTGTCATGGACTTCCCGGCGTCGCTGGGGGCTGCACGCTCCCCGTCGTACAACGGCATGCACATCGTGATGTCCAAGTCCCGCAACTACACCATGAAATCCGAACGCTGGAGCTACTCCACCCCCGTCACCCACGCCGTCCGCATCCACAACAACGGTGAGTTCATCCACGCGGCTCCATGGTCGGTAGGTTCGCAGGGACGGGCAAATGTGTCCCACGGATGTGTCAACCTGTCTACGGCTAACGCCACGGAATACTTCAACTCCGCACTCTTTGGCGATCCGGTTGAAGTGACCGGCTCCCGCGTTTCCCTGACCACCAGCTCTGGTGACATCAAGGACTGGGTGTACACGTGGGAAGAGTGGCAGAAGATGAGCTCCATCAAGAAGTAG
- a CDS encoding BCCT family transporter: MSSALGEEHEIEHQVQDQVKNKVQEGDSDEVIIEKLKRQGVRISKGGVTPFVFWPSLIVVLAVAIIAIAAPEATGDALGAMQGWIVGTLGWWYMLVIAAFIVFSLAVAFSKYGSIKLGQDDDKPEFGLLSWFAMLFAAGMGIGLVFYGVGEPLIYATVDPKPGWPENQAMRGQLAMAQTFVHWGLHPWAIYAVIGLALAYAVHRRGRPVSIRWALEPILGERVKGWMGDVIDNLAVFGTIFGIATSLGLGVQQIATGLAELGVVGEADNRLLVILIVAITFLATMSVVSGLGAGIRWLSNINLSLAGILLISVLLVGPTLFLFQNFIESIGVYLANVLNMTFDVGAYTGEEGATWNSSWTIFYWGWWISWAPFVGVFIARISRGRTVRQFIAGVLLVPSIVGFFWFSVMGGAGIYRQFFGAGDLINEEGKVVAEAALFHVLSDLPLGSILSVIAIILVTIFFITSSDSGSLVVDMLASGGHPNPPVWSRVLFAVLEGALAIGLLLAGGLASLQAAALATALPFSVVLLFMCVATLRSFKADVSAIERERLRDVYRSISESLVDDFDEKFGRPVDARIDERIDYRISRTRSGFERKK, translated from the coding sequence ATGTCTTCAGCACTCGGTGAAGAACACGAAATTGAGCATCAAGTTCAGGACCAAGTAAAGAACAAAGTCCAAGAGGGTGACTCGGACGAAGTCATCATTGAAAAACTGAAGCGCCAGGGTGTGCGGATCTCGAAAGGCGGAGTGACCCCCTTCGTCTTTTGGCCTTCGCTCATCGTGGTCCTTGCGGTTGCCATCATCGCAATCGCTGCCCCTGAAGCCACCGGTGACGCACTCGGCGCCATGCAGGGATGGATCGTAGGCACACTGGGCTGGTGGTACATGCTGGTGATCGCCGCCTTCATTGTGTTTTCCCTGGCCGTAGCGTTTTCCAAGTACGGTTCCATCAAACTGGGCCAAGATGACGACAAGCCAGAATTTGGTCTCTTGTCGTGGTTTGCCATGCTGTTCGCAGCTGGTATGGGAATCGGTCTGGTGTTTTACGGTGTGGGTGAACCGCTCATCTACGCAACCGTTGACCCTAAACCAGGCTGGCCAGAAAACCAGGCCATGCGTGGCCAGCTCGCGATGGCACAGACCTTCGTGCACTGGGGGCTCCACCCGTGGGCGATCTACGCCGTGATTGGTCTTGCGCTTGCGTACGCGGTACACCGTCGCGGTCGTCCCGTTTCGATTCGCTGGGCACTGGAACCAATTCTGGGTGAACGCGTTAAAGGCTGGATGGGTGACGTCATTGACAACCTCGCGGTGTTCGGAACCATCTTCGGTATTGCCACCTCGCTGGGTCTGGGCGTTCAGCAGATCGCAACCGGTCTGGCAGAACTCGGTGTTGTCGGTGAAGCTGACAACCGCCTCCTCGTCATCCTGATCGTTGCTATCACGTTCCTAGCCACCATGTCTGTTGTGAGTGGTCTGGGAGCAGGTATTCGTTGGTTGTCGAACATCAATCTTTCTCTCGCGGGAATCCTGCTCATCAGCGTGCTTTTGGTGGGTCCCACCCTGTTCCTGTTCCAAAACTTCATCGAATCGATCGGCGTGTACTTGGCCAACGTGCTCAACATGACCTTTGACGTGGGCGCGTACACCGGTGAAGAAGGTGCCACGTGGAACTCATCGTGGACCATCTTCTACTGGGGTTGGTGGATTTCCTGGGCGCCATTCGTAGGTGTTTTCATCGCCCGTATTTCCCGAGGTCGTACCGTCCGCCAGTTCATCGCCGGTGTGCTCCTGGTTCCGTCGATCGTGGGCTTCTTCTGGTTCTCCGTCATGGGCGGGGCGGGTATTTACCGCCAGTTCTTTGGCGCAGGCGATCTGATCAATGAAGAAGGCAAAGTTGTGGCTGAAGCAGCGCTGTTCCACGTGCTGTCCGACCTTCCATTGGGCTCGATCCTGTCAGTGATCGCGATCATTTTGGTGACGATCTTCTTCATCACATCCTCCGACTCCGGTTCGCTGGTTGTAGACATGTTGGCATCGGGTGGTCACCCCAACCCACCTGTGTGGTCGCGCGTCCTGTTCGCGGTCCTGGAAGGTGCACTTGCGATCGGGCTGTTGCTGGCTGGTGGCCTGGCATCTCTGCAGGCGGCCGCACTTGCCACAGCTCTCCCGTTCAGTGTTGTGCTGCTATTCATGTGCGTTGCAACGCTACGTAGCTTCAAGGCTGACGTTTCGGCGATTGAGCGCGAACGTCTACGCGATGTTTACCGAAGCATTAGCGAATCCCTGGTGGATGACTTCGACGAGAAGTTCGGTCGCCCGGTCGATGCGCGTATTGACGAACGGATCGACTACCGAATCAGTCGTACTCGTAGCGGCTTCGAACGAAAGAAGTAG
- a CDS encoding alpha/beta fold hydrolase, whose translation MTSQAHPYADLAARLGGHATTFNTPEGKLTGYTAGDLGASTPVILVHGWPEFASCWEPIATALLNAGHPILAYDQRGYSPGLRPDALEEYTVEKLVNDLGEVANAAGIKRFHLVGHDWGGVMGWAAVPHMPRRIQTFTSLASAHTRAHGEIIARDPDQYERMEYLRKIRHHPEQIVTSMLRDDAAKLRAVYQGAIPRHIEDAYVQRLNDPEALAASLKYYRALGLGTDMPTQPITVPTLYVWGSEDAAFARSSAELTGQYVEGPYEFVELTGRSHWLPEEAPEVVAAHLLKHFARG comes from the coding sequence ATGACCAGCCAAGCGCACCCGTATGCCGACCTGGCCGCCCGGCTCGGCGGCCACGCAACCACCTTCAACACGCCGGAAGGCAAACTCACCGGCTACACGGCCGGCGACCTCGGCGCTTCAACCCCGGTGATCCTGGTCCACGGCTGGCCGGAGTTCGCGTCATGCTGGGAGCCCATTGCAACCGCACTCCTTAACGCCGGCCACCCCATCCTGGCCTACGACCAGCGCGGATACTCACCCGGCCTGCGCCCCGATGCGCTGGAAGAATACACGGTCGAAAAACTGGTCAACGACCTCGGCGAGGTTGCCAATGCGGCAGGCATCAAACGTTTTCACCTAGTGGGCCATGACTGGGGCGGCGTGATGGGTTGGGCGGCTGTTCCCCACATGCCCCGCCGGATCCAGACCTTCACGTCGCTGGCCTCGGCGCACACGCGGGCCCACGGCGAGATAATTGCGCGCGACCCCGACCAGTACGAACGCATGGAGTACCTGCGCAAGATCCGCCACCACCCGGAGCAGATCGTGACCAGTATGTTGCGGGATGACGCCGCGAAACTTCGGGCCGTGTACCAAGGTGCGATTCCGCGGCACATCGAAGATGCGTACGTGCAACGCCTCAATGACCCCGAGGCGCTAGCCGCGAGCCTCAAGTATTACCGCGCGCTGGGGTTGGGAACGGACATGCCCACGCAACCCATCACCGTCCCTACGCTGTACGTGTGGGGGAGTGAGGATGCGGCGTTTGCGCGCAGTTCCGCTGAGCTCACCGGCCAGTATGTGGAAGGGCCGTATGAGTTCGTGGAACTCACCGGGCGCTCGCATTGGCTGCCGGAAGAAGCGCCCGAGGTCGTTGCGGCTCATCTGCTCAAACACTTTGCGCGGGGATAG